A single Acidobacteriota bacterium DNA region contains:
- a CDS encoding type II toxin-antitoxin system Phd/YefM family antitoxin — translation MTVTERGGASESRTIKASEFKAKCLRLMDEVAESGEEIVITKNGRPTARLLPYRKRFGDWFGADRDRIEIIGDIISPINLEWEAEVNPDRVANP, via the coding sequence ATGACAGTTACCGAACGAGGCGGAGCGAGTGAATCCCGCACCATCAAGGCGTCCGAGTTCAAGGCAAAGTGCCTCAGGCTGATGGACGAAGTGGCAGAGAGCGGAGAAGAGATCGTGATCACCAAGAACGGCCGCCCAACCGCGCGCCTCCTGCCCTACCGCAAGCGGTTCGGGGATTGGTTCGGGGCCGATCGAGACAGGATCGAAATCATCGGCGACATCATCTCCCCGATCAACCTGGAGTGGGAAGCCGAGGTGAACCCCGACCGGGTGGCCAATCCGTGA
- a CDS encoding type II toxin-antitoxin system VapC family toxin, with protein MDTHVLLWSRLGGRQIGPRSRGLMERGLREAALAASAFSFWEVALLRAKGRIRLLEDVRTWRTRLLQDGLVEIPVDGDIAIRANSLENFHGDPADRIIVATALGGHSLLTADEHILNWSGHLRRRDARA; from the coding sequence GTGGACACGCACGTACTGTTGTGGTCGAGACTTGGCGGACGGCAAATCGGGCCTCGTTCCAGAGGGCTGATGGAACGGGGACTACGGGAAGCCGCGCTGGCGGCGTCGGCGTTTTCGTTCTGGGAGGTGGCTCTGTTGCGCGCGAAGGGGCGCATCCGCCTGCTGGAGGACGTCAGAACCTGGAGAACCCGGCTTCTTCAGGATGGTCTCGTCGAGATTCCGGTAGACGGCGACATTGCCATCCGCGCCAACAGCCTGGAGAACTTCCACGGAGATCCAGCCGACCGCATCATCGTCGCGACTGCCCTGGGGGGTCACAGTCTGCTCACGGCCGATGAGCACATCCTGAACTGGAGCGGCCACCTTCGCCGCCGGGACGCGAGAGCTTAA